CGGCGTGCCGCTCGAGCTGCCGTCCGCATAACGCTGATAGATGTGTGTCTCGTCGTACCGCAGCCCCGCCTGCCCCAGGGCCTCCGCCACCGCGACGCCGGCGAACGGCTGCCCCGGCGGTGCGACGACATAGAGGGCGACGATCTTTTCTTCCGCCGAAGCCGGCGGCGCGGTGGCGGAGGCCCTGGGGCAGGCGGGGCTGCGGTACGACGAGACACACATCTATCAGCGTTATGCGGACGGCAGCTCGAGCGGCACGCCGGTCTTCGGCGTCGCCAATCTGGTCGAGCCCGGGACCCTGGAACCCGAACTGCTGGCCGGGAAGGGTACGCCCGGCCTGAGCCTGTTTCTGCAGCTTCCCGGCCCGATGAGCCCGCTACGCGCCTTCGACGTGTTCGCCGCGACCGCGCAGCAACTGGCCGGGCAGCTCGGCGGTGAGTTGCGCGACCGCAGCCGCAGCGCGGTGAGCCGCCAGTCCCTCGAGCATCTGCGCGACGAGGTGCAGCAGTACGAACGCCGCCTGCGCCTGCCCCGGTCCCCCTGAGCACGCCATGGGCACCACCACGTCAGCCGTACAGCGCAGCGCTGAACTGCGCCGGCTGCTGCAGCATCACGATCACCTTTATTATGCACTCGACGCCCCCGAGATCCCGGATGCCGAATATGACCGCCTGTTCCGCGAGCTGCAGCAGCTCGAGGCGGAACACCCCGAGCTGATCACGCCCGACTCACCCACCCAGCGCGTCGGTGGCGCGCCGCTGGAACGTTTCGCGTCGGTGCGTCACGCCGTGCCGATGCTCTCCATCCGCACCGAGACGGATACCACGGCGAGCGGCGCCAGCAGCTTCGATGCACGCATCCGGCGCGAGTTGCAGCTGGATGCCGATGATCCACCGGTCGAATACGCCGCCGAGCTCAAGTTCGACGGCCTCGCCATCGGTCTGCGCTACGAGCGGGGCGTGCTGGTACAGGCCGCTACCCGCGGTGACGGTCAGGTCGGCGAGGACGTCACCCAGAACGTGCGTACCGTTGCCAGCATTCCCCTGCGGCTGCAGGCCATCGACGCACCGGTGCTGGAAGTGCGTGGCGAGATCTATATGCGCCGTGACGACTTCGAGCGCCTCAATCAACGGCAGCGGGATACCGGCGGGAAGGCCTTCGTGAATCCGCGGAATGCCGCCGCCGGTTCGATCCGCCAGCTCGATCCGGCGATCGCCGCCGGCCGGCCGCTGAGCTTCTTCGCCTACGGCCTGGGTGAGGTACAGGGCTGGGCCGTGCCGGAGACCCACAGCGCCGTGCTCGACGCGCTCATGGGCATGGGCGTACC
The Gammaproteobacteria bacterium DNA segment above includes these coding regions:
- a CDS encoding cell division protein ZipA C-terminal FtsZ-binding domain-containing protein, whose protein sequence is MCVSSYRSPACPRASATAPPASAEEKIVALYVVAPPGQPFAGVAVAEALGQAGLRYDETHIYQRYADGSSSGTP
- a CDS encoding cell division protein ZipA C-terminal FtsZ-binding domain-containing protein, with product MAEALGQAGLRYDETHIYQRYADGSSSGTPVFGVANLVEPGTLEPELLAGKGTPGLSLFLQLPGPMSPLRAFDVFAATAQQLAGQLGGELRDRSRSAVSRQSLEHLRDEVQQYERRLRLPRSP